The Kordia sp. SMS9 genome window below encodes:
- a CDS encoding SCO family protein: MLTFFKKYRLFAIVMGCISTIIIVSFYYALKQEDALPVYQPDNFNPELVDASIQHVRKYHVIKDFKLINQNGDTITQDTYKNKIYVTDFFFTTCQTICPVMTKNMALVQKEILDDDDVMLLSHSVTPEIDTVAQLKRYAIEKGVNDKKWNLVTGDKKQIYDLARKSYLAVKSTGDDDYGMIHTENFILVDKEKRVRGTYDGTNEEAIQKLLKDIKILKASYE; this comes from the coding sequence ATGTTAACATTTTTTAAGAAATACAGACTTTTTGCGATCGTAATGGGCTGTATATCAACCATTATCATTGTATCTTTTTACTATGCATTGAAGCAAGAAGACGCACTTCCAGTGTATCAGCCTGATAATTTCAACCCTGAATTGGTAGACGCTTCCATTCAACACGTTCGAAAATATCATGTGATTAAAGATTTTAAACTCATCAATCAAAACGGAGATACCATCACACAAGACACGTATAAAAATAAAATTTATGTAACCGATTTTTTCTTTACAACATGCCAAACAATTTGTCCAGTAATGACAAAGAATATGGCGCTTGTGCAAAAAGAAATTCTTGACGATGATGATGTCATGTTGTTATCGCATTCGGTCACGCCAGAAATTGATACAGTTGCACAACTCAAACGCTATGCTATTGAAAAAGGTGTCAATGATAAAAAGTGGAATTTAGTCACGGGCGATAAGAAACAGATATATGACCTAGCTCGCAAATCGTATTTGGCTGTAAAATCTACTGGTGATGACGATTATGGCATGATACATACCGAAAATTTCATTTTGGTTGACAAAGAAAAAAGAGTTCGTGGAACCTACGACGGTACCAATGAGGAAGCAATTCAAAAACTACTAAAAGATATTAAAATTCTCAAAGCTTCTTACGAATAA
- a CDS encoding M1 family metallopeptidase, producing the protein MKKTILAIGFLWTFVALSQTDQDLINVANGESQKAVKLQDFQANENTAYYDLLSHRLELELDPEKHYIKGEVTTEFRVLENTDTIVFDLYDNLEVSSVTGNDEKPLQFIHENNELSILFTNDLCETATHTLTIAYEGTPNKNTSGDGFVTTKTRNNIPSLYTLSEPYGSSEWWPCKQDLNDKIDQIDVIITAPAAYKAVSNGMVISETQEGALMTTHWQHNYPIPTYLIGIAVTEYEVFSQTIERNGHSFDIVNYVYPESKDKAEEYTEVTVEIMNLFQDLFGEYPYKDEKYGHAEFEYGGGMEHSTISFMGNFSRSLIAHELAHQWFGNKVTCESWNHIWLNEGFATYLSGLVERHFDGEEDFINWKRGKIADITTSRAGSVYIQDEKLENVGRIFSSRLTYNKGAMVIHMLRQKLGDEVFFKAIRNYLNDEELAYGYANTDQLQAHLENTSGEDLQEFFSDWIYGQGYPSYDVAWYQASTNELNLTFNQTQSSKKVDFFEMNVPVLVVGAQGEEKYLTVDHTFNGQEFAISVDFEIADIILDPKFDMISKNNTIRIDIDAVAELEIQSSIDNTANKTSLVTVKK; encoded by the coding sequence ATGAAAAAAACCATCTTAGCCATTGGTTTTTTATGGACTTTCGTCGCTCTTAGCCAAACTGATCAAGACTTGATCAATGTCGCTAATGGTGAGTCTCAGAAAGCAGTAAAACTACAGGATTTTCAAGCAAATGAGAACACAGCTTATTATGATTTACTTTCGCATAGATTAGAGTTAGAGTTAGATCCTGAAAAACACTACATTAAAGGAGAAGTTACTACAGAATTTCGCGTTTTAGAAAATACAGATACGATCGTTTTTGATTTATATGATAATTTAGAAGTGTCTTCCGTGACTGGAAATGATGAAAAACCACTACAGTTTATCCACGAAAATAACGAGCTTTCCATTTTATTTACAAATGATCTTTGCGAAACGGCAACACATACGTTAACGATTGCCTACGAAGGAACTCCTAACAAGAATACAAGTGGCGACGGATTTGTCACAACAAAAACACGAAATAACATCCCATCATTATATACACTTTCTGAACCGTATGGTTCTAGCGAATGGTGGCCATGCAAACAAGACTTAAACGATAAAATAGATCAAATTGACGTCATCATTACGGCTCCTGCAGCTTACAAAGCTGTTTCCAACGGAATGGTAATATCAGAAACTCAAGAAGGAGCTTTGATGACGACGCATTGGCAACATAATTACCCAATTCCGACCTATTTAATTGGAATTGCCGTAACAGAGTATGAGGTTTTCTCGCAAACGATAGAAAGAAATGGACATAGTTTTGATATTGTAAATTATGTGTATCCTGAATCTAAAGACAAAGCCGAAGAGTATACCGAAGTGACGGTGGAAATCATGAATTTGTTTCAAGACTTATTTGGGGAATATCCTTATAAAGATGAAAAATACGGTCACGCTGAGTTTGAATATGGCGGTGGTATGGAACATTCAACGATTTCTTTTATGGGGAATTTTAGCAGATCGTTAATTGCGCACGAATTGGCACACCAATGGTTTGGAAACAAAGTGACATGTGAGTCTTGGAATCATATTTGGCTCAACGAAGGATTTGCCACGTATTTATCTGGATTGGTAGAACGTCATTTTGATGGAGAAGAAGATTTTATCAATTGGAAACGTGGAAAAATTGCAGACATTACCACGTCGCGCGCTGGTTCTGTGTATATACAAGATGAAAAACTAGAGAATGTAGGGCGTATTTTTAGTTCTCGTTTGACCTATAATAAAGGTGCGATGGTGATTCACATGTTGCGTCAAAAATTAGGAGACGAAGTATTTTTTAAAGCGATCAGAAATTATTTAAACGATGAAGAATTGGCGTATGGATATGCAAATACAGACCAATTACAAGCACATTTAGAAAATACAAGCGGAGAAGATTTACAAGAATTTTTTAGCGATTGGATTTACGGACAAGGATATCCTTCGTATGATGTAGCGTGGTATCAAGCGAGTACGAATGAATTGAATCTTACATTCAATCAAACACAATCGAGCAAAAAAGTAGATTTCTTTGAAATGAACGTTCCAGTTTTAGTAGTTGGTGCGCAAGGAGAAGAAAAATACCTTACAGTTGATCATACTTTCAACGGACAGGAATTTGCTATTAGTGTAGATTTTGAAATTGCAGATATTATTTTGGATCCCAAATTTGATATGATTTCTAAAAATAACACCATTAGAATTGACATTGATGCTGTTGCTGAATTGGAAATTCAATCTTCTATTGACAATACGGCAAATAAAACTTCGCTGGTAACTGTTAAAAAATAA
- the rseP gene encoding RIP metalloprotease RseP — protein sequence MGVFIQITSFVLIISILVILHELGHFIPAKLFKTKVEKFYLFFDPWFSIVKKKVGDTVYGIGWLPLGGYVKIAGMIDESMDKEQMEKPPQPWEFRSKPAWQRLIIMLGGVIVNFLLAWVIYISTFVYYGESYIPVDEIKDGLYVDEISEQIGLRTGDKILKIDGKDVEKLDKYLSIDILLGDEMTVLRNGKEETFLLSDEGKKAALDSQGRNFVNPRFAPVITVDTTKTNAREAGLLTNDEIIAVNGTKVQFWDEFTKNIKANKSKEVTITLKRDGRELMFPVKVTDSATIGVILNSEEAKERLLVKKEYGFIEAIPRGFEETINVLVRQVKQFKLIFNPVIQGYKKVKGPIGIVEMMPPSWNWKFFWGFMAMFSVWLAFLNILPIPALDGGHVMFLLYEIIVGKAPSQKVMEIGQIIGFVIIMSLMVVIFGNDIWNLIKGS from the coding sequence ATGGGCGTATTTATTCAGATTACATCGTTTGTCTTAATCATTTCAATTTTAGTAATTCTTCATGAATTAGGGCATTTCATACCAGCAAAACTTTTCAAAACAAAAGTTGAAAAATTCTACTTATTCTTTGATCCTTGGTTTTCTATTGTGAAAAAGAAAGTGGGTGACACCGTTTATGGAATTGGTTGGTTGCCTTTAGGTGGTTATGTAAAAATTGCCGGAATGATTGATGAAAGCATGGACAAAGAACAAATGGAAAAACCACCACAACCGTGGGAATTCCGTTCCAAACCCGCTTGGCAACGTTTAATTATTATGTTAGGTGGCGTTATTGTGAACTTTTTGTTAGCTTGGGTAATTTACATTTCCACATTTGTATACTATGGTGAATCGTATATTCCTGTAGACGAAATAAAAGATGGATTGTATGTAGATGAAATTTCAGAGCAAATAGGATTGCGTACGGGCGATAAAATTCTTAAAATAGACGGGAAAGATGTTGAAAAACTAGACAAATACTTGTCTATTGATATTCTTTTAGGTGATGAAATGACGGTATTGCGCAATGGAAAAGAAGAAACCTTTCTGTTGAGTGATGAAGGTAAAAAAGCAGCTTTAGATAGTCAAGGAAGAAACTTTGTAAATCCACGTTTTGCACCTGTTATTACAGTAGATACTACCAAAACCAACGCTCGAGAAGCTGGATTGCTTACGAATGATGAAATTATTGCTGTAAACGGAACTAAGGTGCAGTTTTGGGATGAATTCACCAAAAACATAAAAGCAAATAAAAGTAAGGAAGTAACTATTACGCTAAAAAGGGACGGTCGTGAATTGATGTTTCCTGTAAAAGTTACAGATAGTGCCACTATTGGTGTTATATTGAATAGTGAAGAAGCGAAAGAGCGGTTGCTTGTCAAAAAAGAATATGGGTTTATAGAGGCGATCCCTAGAGGCTTTGAAGAAACGATCAACGTATTGGTACGTCAAGTAAAACAATTCAAGTTGATATTTAATCCTGTCATTCAAGGATACAAAAAAGTAAAAGGTCCAATTGGGATTGTAGAAATGATGCCACCTTCATGGAATTGGAAGTTCTTTTGGGGCTTTATGGCGATGTTTTCCGTGTGGTTAGCCTTTTTAAATATCTTACCTATACCAGCTTTGGATGGTGGTCATGTAATGTTTTTATTGTACGAAATCATTGTGGGAAAAGCACCTTCGCAGAAAGTCATGGAAATTGGTCAAATCATAGGATTTGTGATCATCATGAGTTTAATGGTAGTCATCTTCGGAAACGACATTTGGAACTTGATCAAAGGCAGTTAA
- a CDS encoding helix-turn-helix domain-containing protein, translated as MKNAIFLLFLYILTPLFGNSQTTPQSESDSLEKYSFKQIANTYESIRKTNPKLAKIYLDALYPKATKREEKLTAFLKMCHHQILHGTKEKAFSYLESAYDLAKIGKKIELAYVYEKKGYYYYKEKEYDNASNYYFKALAIAELEQNKNLILKIEHKIGALYYTLGELDKALIILNLLYKKVETDTIDYNLRLSIIRSLGNTYLRKYSFYKEQKKLLDSFSFFTQKGLQLAIQEKDLKTIAYFENLSGIHAFIKENYATALTYFNRSIKTNEVTKVQQTLQESYFYKGKTFLRLQQTDSAIYYIKKSEPFFRGASKKLNKPSTYSLLSECYEQKGDLKNAIKYAQLAIAYTEQRYSDNEKTKASIDQKDKIRILQKRIYRLEDALKNISKKKTGWYIFSIILVISLIVGYLFFRRREQKNKASFQKLLEETKENDANIVKKVIPEVQTQQILDALTQFESDHLFLQQNCTLPFLAKKLHTNTAYLSNIINEYKNESYTTYIKKLRVQYSIKRLKDDTRFRAYTIEAIAKECGFKTAKPFSRAFKKVTNIYPSTFIKNLHKIDNQSS; from the coding sequence ATGAAAAATGCTATTTTTTTATTATTCTTATACATTTTAACTCCATTGTTTGGTAATAGTCAAACAACTCCACAAAGTGAATCTGACAGTTTGGAAAAGTATTCATTTAAACAGATAGCCAACACCTATGAATCTATCCGAAAAACAAATCCTAAGCTTGCTAAAATTTATCTGGATGCGCTTTATCCAAAAGCAACTAAAAGAGAAGAGAAACTTACTGCTTTTCTAAAAATGTGTCATCATCAAATTCTTCATGGAACTAAAGAAAAAGCGTTTTCATATCTAGAATCTGCTTATGATTTGGCTAAGATTGGAAAAAAGATAGAACTGGCATACGTGTATGAAAAAAAGGGATATTATTATTATAAGGAAAAAGAATATGATAACGCATCAAACTATTATTTTAAGGCTTTAGCAATTGCAGAATTAGAACAAAATAAAAATTTAATTCTAAAAATTGAACATAAAATTGGAGCACTTTATTATACCTTGGGCGAACTAGACAAGGCTTTAATAATACTTAATTTACTGTACAAAAAGGTGGAAACTGATACTATTGATTATAATTTAAGACTCAGTATTATAAGAAGCTTAGGAAATACATACTTACGTAAATATTCATTTTATAAAGAACAAAAAAAATTACTCGATTCTTTTTCTTTTTTCACACAAAAAGGACTCCAACTTGCAATTCAAGAAAAGGATCTGAAAACAATTGCATATTTTGAAAACTTATCTGGGATTCATGCTTTTATAAAAGAAAATTATGCAACAGCACTCACTTATTTTAATCGTTCGATAAAAACGAATGAAGTCACAAAAGTGCAGCAAACACTTCAAGAAAGTTACTTTTACAAAGGAAAAACATTTTTAAGATTACAGCAAACTGATAGTGCCATTTATTATATTAAAAAAAGTGAACCATTTTTTAGAGGCGCTTCAAAAAAATTAAACAAACCTTCTACCTATTCACTTCTATCAGAATGTTATGAGCAAAAAGGAGATTTAAAAAATGCTATAAAATATGCACAGCTAGCAATTGCATATACTGAGCAACGCTATTCAGATAATGAAAAAACCAAGGCATCCATAGACCAAAAAGATAAAATACGCATACTTCAAAAAAGGATCTATAGATTAGAAGATGCTTTAAAAAACATCTCCAAAAAGAAAACAGGTTGGTATATTTTTTCAATAATACTGGTTATATCGCTTATTGTAGGATATTTATTTTTTAGAAGGCGTGAACAAAAAAATAAGGCTTCTTTTCAAAAACTTCTTGAGGAAACAAAAGAAAATGATGCTAATATCGTAAAAAAAGTAATTCCTGAAGTACAAACTCAGCAAATTCTGGATGCACTGACACAATTTGAAAGCGATCATTTGTTTTTACAACAAAATTGCACATTGCCTTTCTTGGCAAAAAAGCTGCATACGAATACAGCGTATCTTTCTAACATTATAAATGAGTATAAGAATGAATCTTACACAACATATATAAAAAAATTACGTGTCCAGTACTCCATAAAACGACTTAAAGATGACACCCGTTTTAGAGCCTATACAATTGAAGCTATTGCAAAAGAATGTGGTTTTAAAACTGCAAAACCTTTCTCTAGGGCATTTAAAAAAGTGACAAACATATATCCGTCAACGTTTATTAAAAATCTACATAAAATTGATAATCAAAGCAGTTAG